The window CTCAGCTGGAGCGGTCGCTCGCGGCGCAACGGCCAAAAGGCTCAGCACGAGAGCCGATCGATTCGTCGTCAACATCGCTGGTATGGGTCCTCCCAGCCGCAATGATATCCGTGCCAGACGCATCGTAGTCCGCATTCAGCCAGGTCGCGAGTTCCCCGTTCCCGTAACAGCGTGATGCTGCCGGGGCGGGCATCTAGACGGGAACGTCGAGGACGCTGAGCGCGGTGAGGGCGACGAGAAGAACGACGAACTGACCGAGCGCCATCCGATCTCCATTGGGCGACGGCTCCGTCGTCCAGGTGCGGAACGCGGCGGCGAGCACGAGGAGCACGAGAAGGCCTTCGCCCGCGTAGAGCCAGAGGCCGAGGAGAAGGGCGGTCACGACGTATCGCTCGGACCGCGCGAGCGCCCGGAATCCCCGTCCGCCGTCGAGCTGCCAGACAGGAAGCAGGTTGAAGAGGTTGATCCAGGCGCCCACCCTCGCAATGGCGCCCCAGATGGGAGCAGCCGTCGCGAGAAAGACGACGTAGGCGACGACGGCGGCGCCGAGCCCCCAGAGAGGCCCGGCGAGTCCGACCCGGGCGTCTTCGCGGGCGTCGACCGGATACTGCTCCATGCGAACCACAGCTCCGATTCCGGGAAGGAACATCGGCGCCGAAGCACGAATGCCCAACCGGTGGAGAGCCGCCACGTGACCCATTTCGTGAATGTAGATGGACACGACGAGTCCGAGAGCGAACTGCCACCCGAAGGCGGTCCAGTACACGCCGAGCGAGAGAAGCATCGAGAAGAACGTGCCGGACTTGGTGAGCCCGGCAAGGAGGAACTTCCCCTTCGTGATGAGGAACGCGAGGACCGACTTTAGTTTCCAGGCGAGAAGGGCGACACCTCCGACCCCGGCCCACTTCAACGCCGCGTGCTTCTTTTCCTCCGTTTCTTCGGGCTCGCTCTCCACGATGGGAGATAGCTCGCTCACCCGCTCGGCGATGGTGCGCGATTGAGCGGTCTCGGGCGGCAGGAGCTCGAGCGCGCGGCGCCAGAGAACGATCTCCTCACGGGCCTCGCCTTTTTCGCGCGCGGCACCGGCCGCGGCGGCAATCCTCTCGAGCTCTTCGCGGTGAACGAGGCGGTTGCAGACGGGACAGCTCAACCGGGTGGACGAGAGCTGGGTCCCGCAGTCGGGACACCTTCCGGAGCTCAAGGTGCGTCGGGCCGGATCCGAGGCGTTCCGATCTCGAACGGCCCTTCGACCTGAAGTGGAGCGTAGGCGTTCACCCGCCACGCCTCGTAGAGAGCAAAGCCGATGATGAGGAGCCCGATGACGTTCTCGATACCGGCGAGAAACGGGGACGCCGCAGCGAGAGCGACGATCAGAACGACGCCGATGACGAACAGGACGAGCGGAGGGGCGTCGAGAGGTGGGTCCACCGCTGCAGGTTCTTCTTCGCTCGCACCTTCGCTCGCACCTTCGATCGTTGGCACGGCGGGGGCGGCTTCTCCCGCCGCCGGTTCCTCCATCGCCTCGCCCTGCTTCATGATCTCTTCGACGATGAAAGGAATGTAGGTGCTCACGATGGAGAGATAGGCGATTGCGACGGCGAGGACCTGGTATCTGCGGCCACCGACTCCGTTCGAGCCTTTGCGAACGCCGAAACCGACGAGGACCCCGACGATGATGGCGACGAGACCGACTTCGTATCCGGAGAGCGCGAGAACGGCGTAATAGATTCCCGCCCCGACCAGTCCTCCGAGACCGCCCCAGAAGAGCGCGCGAAACGCTCGCCCGACCGGAGTGCCCTGAGACCGCGCACTCTCGACCTGGCGAAGGCAGCTCTCGCACGCGGTCTGTCCGTTGACGTCGTAGTACGAGCCCTGGATGTCGTTCAGGCAGAACTCGCAGGTGGGGGCTTCGCCGCCACTTTTTCCGAGGTCGGCTTTGTCAAATCGCAGCGACACGGGTTCGACCGGCTCGTCCATGGCGCACCTCGCTTCGAGGGGAAAGTAGGCTACGTTTCATTATCGCACAAGGGCCGCGTCGTGGGAATGATGTGAACCACAATGAACCGACGAAGACTCTGGCTTTCCTACTGGTGGTCTCGATGACTTCCGTGGCGAACGGCCAGCTCGCGGGGAACTTGTGCAGCAGGGCGCTCGGGAGCTCGGGGTTGAGTGTTCTTGTCTCGGTGGTCGAGGATCCTGCGAATGATCTCGTGCTCGGTGATGAGAGCGAGGATTTTCATCTCGGCGCCACATCGATCGCAGGTCAGGGGGTCAACCTCGTAGACTCGGTAGATGAGCTCTCGCCATCGTTTGTTCGCTGCATGTCGAGTGGTAGTGGTAGTCGGCTTGACTCCCTCCCCCTGCTCTGTGACGAATGGGCTCTTGGTAGGTTCGCCGCATACGATTGGCGTAGGCGCCCAAAAAATGGACGAGATGTTTGTTGGGCTCTGGGATATGAATGAGAACTCGCGCCAAGAACTCTAGTGGGTCGGTCAAAGCATCGTTGTCGAGAGGTTCTCCTGGTTTGGGCTCGTAGAGGAGTAAGCCGGAGTCTCGGTCGAATCTCAGTCGCGAAACGTTGACGGGCACACGCATAAGGTAGCAAGCCAACTTGTGCAGCCCTTCGGCATCGTCGGGATAGACGGTGATTCGATTATGGACGGAAAAACCCGAGTTCCTCCACGAAAGGAGCAGGTCGATACGCTCTTGCGAAATGAGCTCGCGCTTTCGGAGGAGGCGGAGGATCTTGTGCCGGAAGAGGAGCTCGGCCTTATGTGCATCGACATAAGGAACGGGAATCCATTGCCCATCGGTTGTGAACAGACCCCGGGACGTGATGGAGTGGATGTGTGGATTCCATTTCAAAGAAGAGGCGAAGGTCTGTATGACGGCCACAATGCGACCAGGAACTCGTTGGGACACTTGGTGCACTGGACGCGGGCGAAACCCGATTCGAACAAAGCCGCAGTCATGAGCTCGATGCGTTCGTTGCTGATGAGCTGACGTCTCTTCAGCAAGCGCAGGACGCGAAGGCGAAACAGCGCCTCAACAACCAGCTCATGAAGCAAAAGGCCGAGTCGATCATCCGCCAGACACCCCGAGTGCTCTCGGTCGAGAGCCGGCTACGGATTGGAAGCTGACTGTTGCTGGCGGCGGCCGTAGGCGACGAGACGGTAGACCAGGACGTTGACGACGACGACGAGGACCCCGAGGACGACCTGAGTATCGCGATCCAGGCCATCGGGATAGACGATGGGAATCACGTACCGTTCGATGAACCCGCCGGAATAGCCTTGCTGACCAGCACGAATACGAAGCCAGTTCTCCAGCGGAGTGAGGGGACAAACGCGGTTGGCGAGCTCGACATACGCTCCCCAGAGGGCGGCTGGGACATGGACCCAGACGATCGCCCTCCATCGAAGCACGAGAGCTCCACCCGCCACGACGAAAGCGATGAAGCCCAGGTGCAGGAGGACGACGACGTCCGCGGCGAAGCCATACCACATGACCGCCTTCCCGGTCTCAAGAGATCGGTAGCTCGGACACCGCTCGGTAGGCTTCGTCGATCGCCGCGTCGGTGTGGGGGCTCGCAGCCGCGTCGGAGTTGGCGATCGCGATGCGCCCGAAAGGCTTTCGGCCCACGATGGCGGGCCGCTCCTCGGTCGTGGTCAAGGCCCATTCCTCGGGGTCGAACAACGTGTTGTAGGTATAGGTGTAGCCGTGGGGCCATCGGTTCACGGTGATCGCGACGATATCGCGATCTGCATCGAAGCCGTGGCTCGCGAACGTGCGGGCGAGCTGGTCTCGGATTCTTTCTTCGAAGGTTTCGAAGGTCGTGGAGAGAAGCTCCTCGCGTCCGACGCGGTGTTGCTCTCTTCGGGACAGGCCCGGGGAACAGGGATAGCGCGCCATGCGCACGACGATCGGCTCTTCCGGACTCTGCGATGTTCGATAATCACCCAGCTGGAGAGAGGGCGCGAGACCGAGGCTCGTGTGATAGCTACCCGGGGCGGTGATACTGGAAGCGCCGGCCTTGGCGAAAGCTGTCCATTGCGACAGGAGAACGCTCGTGTAGACGAGCGGCGCCTTGGCGCCGTAGAGAAGCGCCCGTTTCTGCTCTTCCGGGATCTCGTGACAGATATAGGGGATGACCCCGTTCCAGCACGCGAGCACGGCTGCCCGCGCACGAGCCCGGCAAGGTTTTTGATCCTTCACGTAGGTGACGACTACCTCGTCCGCTCCTCTGTGCTCGATCCGAATCGCGGTGCTTTCGAGACGAATCCGCACCGGATGATCTTCACGATCGAGACCGCCATAGTCGACACGGGCGGTCACGACGTCCTCCATCGTCTTTCCCGGGACGGCGGAAGGAATGAGCGCCCGCACCAGAAGCCGCGCAATCGTCGCGTTTCCGTCGGGAAAGTACATGTCGGGATCGCCGCTGTCGGCACGCTCCGAGCTTTCGCGTCCATGCTGACCGCCCGGCTCGCCCAAAAGCCTCTCGGGAGGGGTCGGCTCGAGCGCCATGCCATCGAATCCGGGATAGCCCATCTCCCAGGCGTAGAGAGCCGGTAATGCGTCGATGCCGATGCAGAACAATCCCATGGGTCGGGTATTGAAGAACGGCACGACACCCGGATCGCAGTCGGCCACATCGACGAGGAAATCCCGGTAGCTCATACGGGCGAGCCGCTTCTTCTTCTCCTCCGACGAGATACCCTGGAGGTACTGGCCCGGGCTCTGGTACAGCCGAGCGATATCGCTCCGAACTATCTTGGCGAGGGGCGTCTCATCGAGGAACGTCTCGATGGGCTTGGTCCGGTAGCCCGTCACGAGCCGGTCGACTCCGAAGGTCTCTCGGTCGAAGAACATGGCCGGGGTGAGCCCGAGATCGCGGTCGCGGCTCGAGACCGCCTCGATGGCCTCGAAGTAACGCGTCCGGTCGATGCCGAGCTCCCAGAGAAGCCCGGAAGCGACCGTGCTGTACTGGGACGGTGCTTCCACGTTGAGAGTTCCACCGTTCATGAGATACATCTGCCCTTGATGCCAGAACTCGTTTCGTTTCGCGTGCCCTCCGAAATCGTCGTGATTGTCGAGAACGAGGATGCGCGCTCGCGGCCCACGCTGTTTCCGGAAGAAATGGGCGGCCGCGAGTCCACTCAGTCCCCCTCCGACCACCACGAGATCGTAGACGCCGTCCACGTCCACCGGGCTTCCCCATGACTTGCCGTCGAGAAGAGCATGGGCGATCTCGAACGAGCCAGGATGGCTTCCGCGCAGACCGGTGAGTGTCGGCGGATAGGCCTCGGCCTGAAGGACGCGACGAAAAGCCTCGACCGACGACGTGGGAAGTAGAGAGCTCGTCAGCGCGACCGCCATTCCGTTCAGAAAATCTCTGCGATTGACATCCATCGCTTGCCTCCGTTCGCCGAGCGCGTCGAACGGTTTCAGAGTATGGGCACTACCGGGCGACGATTCAAGCGATTCTCCGAAAGGCCCGCCGATTCTCGCTCCGGGATCCGTTCCGGGGAATCGTGCTAGAGTCCCATCGCGATGTCCCCGCCACTCATTCGCGACTGGCTCGATCGGGTCAGAGCAACGGTACAAGAGCGGCGCCGGGATCTCGGAATCGACGAGCTCCACACCCTCGTCCGTCGCGACACGGCCCGCGCCTACGACTACTACCAGCGCGATCAGAGGAGGGACGAGGCACTCCCCACCAAAGGGCTCGAGCGGTATCTAACCGTCTCCAAAGCCGTCTTCCTCAGCTTCTTGCGCAAGCTCACCCCCGCTCGACGGCTTGCCTATGTCATCGCTCTCCTGACGTTCTTGTGGGGATTCCTTCGAGACGATTGGGCGGGCGCCCTCGTTGGGTTCGTGGTTCTCAACTTCCTTCTCGCGCTCGAGCTCGCGGAGAAGCTCCTGACCAAGGACGAGCTCGAGATCGCGCGCGTCATTCAATTCAGCCTCTACCCGGTCACGAACCCCAAGCTGCCGAACCTGGACGTCGCCAGCTACTTCCTTCCCGCAAGCGAGGTCGGAGGCGACTATTACGACTTCGCTTTCGAAGGGAGCCGCCGTTTCACCGTGATTCTCGGAGACGTCTCGGGCAAGGGAATCCCCGCGGCCCTCTATGCCATGCGGCTCCAGGCCTTGTTCGAAGTGCTCGGAAAGGGTTCTCTCTCGCCGAAGCAGATGCTCGTGGAGATGAACGACGTGATATCCGAGCGCATCGAGCGCAACTACTTCATCACCGCCGTCGTGGCCGCGGTCGATTTTCGTGAGAGAAAGCTCGTTCTCGCCCGGGCCGGTCACAATCACCCCCTCTATTACTCCGCGGAGACGGGAGAGACCCGGTGGCTCGCTCCCGAGGGGGTGGGGATCGGAATGCGGAAGAAACCGGCTTTCGATGGTTTGATGGAGGAGTCTCAGCTGGCTCTCGGCCCGGGCGACGTCCTGCTCTTCTACACCGACGGCGTCTCCGAGGCGATGAACCGGAGCCTACAGCCCTACGGATACGACCGACTCGAGGTCGTGTTGCGAGAAACCGCGCACCGGCCCGCGAGCGAAATCAAAGAAGCTTTGTTGAGAAGTCTGAACGCATTTCGTGAGGACCGCCCGTTCGACGACGACGTCACCCTCGTGGTGACCAAGGTAACCGGGTAGTGTTCTCGAGAAGCGGCCCGTCAGGGCCGCCGGCCGAGAGGAATCGCGTCGCGCCGGAGCGAGGAGCGAAGGCGCGGGCGCGAGGGAATCGTCCGCATCGGGCTGCTTCGAGGGTATGAGATGTGAGCACGCGTGCGAATAATTCGGCCGTGGGCGCGCGCGAGGAGCGCGCGCCGGGAGCGAGCCGAGGAGGCGAGCGACCATTAGAGAGAAGGAGGTTGTGATGAAGCGTCGCGCTTTCATGAAGAGCTCTGCGGCAATCGTGTCGGGACTCGCCTTGAAGCGATGTACCTCCGGGGAATCCCCCATGGCTCCGGCTCCACCAGCACTCGATTCCGATACTTTGAACGCCGTGGCCCGACTCGCTCTTCCTTCCGAGGAGCTGGGCGAGTTGGGAACCGCCCGCGTTCTCGACGGGTTCCGAAAATGGCTCGAGGGTTTCGAGCCGGTCGCCGAGCTCGACCACCCCTACCTCTCGGAGGAGATCCTCTACGGCCCGCCCGATCCGGCGCCGCTCTGGTCCTCGCAGCTCGAAGCACTCGAGCTCGAAGCCGAGAGGCGTCACGGCTCGTCGTTCAAGGAGCTTTCTCGAGAAGACCAGACGGCAATTCTGGAGCGTCATCTTCCCCAGGATCTGGAAGCGAGCTTTCCCGAGATCGCGAGGGCACCCCACGTCGCTTGCGGCCTCCTCGCGTACTTCTACGCGAGCTCCGAGGCGAACGACTTGTGCTACCGCGCTGCCATCGAAAGGCATACCTGCCGCGGGCTCGACGCCTCACCAGCTGCTCCCGACGAGAGGAGGAGCTGACGCCATGGCACGAACGATCGAGAGCGACGTCGTCATCATCGGCGCCGGCATCAGCGCCGCCATGGTGGCGGAGAAACTGACCGAAGAGACGACCGCGAAGGTCGTCGTGGTCGAGGCGGGAAACAAGATCTTCAACCTCGAGGAGCGACCTCATCGTCGCGAGCGTTTCCTCGCCTATGGCGAGAACCCCTGGCCCGACGATCACATAGAGGGACAGTCGGCCAAAGGCATCCAGTCGCGGTCGATGGCGGTCGGAGGGCTCGCCCTTCACTGGGGCGGAACGACGCCGCGATTCACGCCCGAGGATTTTCGCCTCAACACGATCTACGGAGTCGGCTACGACTGGCCGCTCGACTACGACGAGCTCGATCCCTACTATCAAGAGGCCGAGGAGCGCATCGGGGTCGCAGGCACTCCGGGGCCGCCGGAGCTGGATCCACGATCGAAAGACTATCCGCTTCCACCCTTGCCGCTTTCGTACAATCTGACCCGGCTTCGCGAATGGGCGGAAAAATCCGGCATCCCGTTCTGGCCGAATCCGGTCTCCAAGAACTCGATTCCCTATCGTGGACGCGGCGTCTGCATGCGATGCGATACGTGCAGCATCTGTCCTACGGGGGCGAAATATTCTCCCGACTTCTCTTTCCTCGAGCTTTTGAAGGATGGCCGGATCGAGCTCGTCACCCGAACGCTCGTCAGAAAGCTCGCGCTCGCCGAGGGGTCGGATCGGATCGACCATGCCGTCGCCCTCGACCGCGATCGGCCCGACGAGCCCGTCGAGCTGCGTGCGCAAAGCTTCGTCCTGGCATCAGGCTACTGCTGGAGCACGCACCTTCTCCTTCTCTCGGCAACGGGCAGGTTCCCCGATGGTCTGGCCAACGGTTCCGGTCTCGTGGGGAAGTTCGTGACCGGACATCGGCCGGTGAACGCGTTCTTGGAAGTGCCGCTGAAGCTCTATCCGGGTGTCTTCGAGGCCGACAGCCTGCTGTCGAAGAAGTTTCAACGAGGCAAGCGCGACCGATACGTCCGGCACGATCTCCGCATCTGGGAATCCTCCCGGAATCGCGCGCCTCGCATGCGGGACGACGATGGGAGGCTCCTTCTCGGTGACTCGATCCTGAAGGATTGGCGACGGCGCTCGGAAACGGGCGCGGCCCGGATGCGCGCGTACTACGACGTGATCCCCTCGCGTGACAGCGCCATCACTCTGGACACCAACCGGAAGAATCCCTGGGGCGACCCGCTTCCGAGGGTCGACTTCGTGGACAGCCACTGGTCCAACGACCTTCGTGCTTTCACCGAGGACAGCATCCACGGAGTGTTCGAATCTCTCGTACGCGCGGGCGGCGGGAAGATTCTCGAGGTTCGCCCCGATCCGACGGTTTATGATCATCCTGGGGGAGGCTGCCGGATGGGGGACGATCCACAGGCGAGCGTGGTCGACCGATGGGGTCGAAGTCACGATCACGAGAATCTCTGGATCGTGGGAGCACCGACTATCGTCTCCGCCGGCTGCAACAACGGCACACTCACCTTCAGCGCGCTCTCTCTGCGCTCCGCACAGGCGCTGGCGAAGGAGTTCCCGCCGAGATCCAATTCGGTCGACGGCAGGAGGTCACAGTCGGGGGGCGCTTGAACAAGCTCCGTCCCATTAGCCCGAGCCTGGCCGATCCTCGATTCGGGCGATTTTTGGAAGCTGCTTGAGACTTGGCTTGAACCTTCTTATATTCTAAGAACTCGGAGCATCGTCCGTGGCTAAGAACAACGGTCAGCAGTGGGCACGACTCACCTTGGCGTTTCTGTTCGCTCTCGTCTCGTCAACGGGAGCCCAGGCCGTCGAGACGACCGAACCGCGGGATACCGAGCCCAACGCGGTGATCCAGCAATACTGTGTCACCTGCCACAACGACGTCACGTTGCTCGGCGGGATGAGCCTCGAGACGTTCGACGCAGAACATCCCGAGCGGAACGCCGAGCTCACGGAGAAGATGATTCGCAAGCTTCGGGCGGCCATGATGCCGCCAGCGGGAATGCCGAGGCCTGAAGAAGACGCCGCGCGGGCGTTGGTGGAAACGCTCGAGCGCGGAATCGACGCCGCCGCGGACGCGCGGCGCGAGCCGGGCAGTCGTCCGTCCCAGCGATTGAATCGAGCGGAATACGCTCGACTGGTGCAGGACCTCTTCGATCTGAC of the Vicinamibacteria bacterium genome contains:
- a CDS encoding site-2 protease family protein, with translation MSSGRCPDCGTQLSSTRLSCPVCNRLVHREELERIAAAAGAAREKGEAREEIVLWRRALELLPPETAQSRTIAERVSELSPIVESEPEETEEKKHAALKWAGVGGVALLAWKLKSVLAFLITKGKFLLAGLTKSGTFFSMLLSLGVYWTAFGWQFALGLVVSIYIHEMGHVAALHRLGIRASAPMFLPGIGAVVRMEQYPVDAREDARVGLAGPLWGLGAAVVAYVVFLATAAPIWGAIARVGAWINLFNLLPVWQLDGGRGFRALARSERYVVTALLLGLWLYAGEGLLVLLVLAAAFRTWTTEPSPNGDRMALGQFVVLLVALTALSVLDVPV
- a CDS encoding DUF2784 domain-containing protein — translated: MWYGFAADVVVLLHLGFIAFVVAGGALVLRWRAIVWVHVPAALWGAYVELANRVCPLTPLENWLRIRAGQQGYSGGFIERYVIPIVYPDGLDRDTQVVLGVLVVVVNVLVYRLVAYGRRQQQSASNP
- a CDS encoding PP2C family protein-serine/threonine phosphatase; the encoded protein is MSPPLIRDWLDRVRATVQERRRDLGIDELHTLVRRDTARAYDYYQRDQRRDEALPTKGLERYLTVSKAVFLSFLRKLTPARRLAYVIALLTFLWGFLRDDWAGALVGFVVLNFLLALELAEKLLTKDELEIARVIQFSLYPVTNPKLPNLDVASYFLPASEVGGDYYDFAFEGSRRFTVILGDVSGKGIPAALYAMRLQALFEVLGKGSLSPKQMLVEMNDVISERIERNYFITAVVAAVDFRERKLVLARAGHNHPLYYSAETGETRWLAPEGVGIGMRKKPAFDGLMEESQLALGPGDVLLFYTDGVSEAMNRSLQPYGYDRLEVVLRETAHRPASEIKEALLRSLNAFREDRPFDDDVTLVVTKVTG
- a CDS encoding gluconate 2-dehydrogenase subunit 3 family protein, with protein sequence MKRRAFMKSSAAIVSGLALKRCTSGESPMAPAPPALDSDTLNAVARLALPSEELGELGTARVLDGFRKWLEGFEPVAELDHPYLSEEILYGPPDPAPLWSSQLEALELEAERRHGSSFKELSREDQTAILERHLPQDLEASFPEIARAPHVACGLLAYFYASSEANDLCYRAAIERHTCRGLDASPAAPDERRS
- a CDS encoding NAD(P)-binding protein encodes the protein MDVNRRDFLNGMAVALTSSLLPTSSVEAFRRVLQAEAYPPTLTGLRGSHPGSFEIAHALLDGKSWGSPVDVDGVYDLVVVGGGLSGLAAAHFFRKQRGPRARILVLDNHDDFGGHAKRNEFWHQGQMYLMNGGTLNVEAPSQYSTVASGLLWELGIDRTRYFEAIEAVSSRDRDLGLTPAMFFDRETFGVDRLVTGYRTKPIETFLDETPLAKIVRSDIARLYQSPGQYLQGISSEEKKKRLARMSYRDFLVDVADCDPGVVPFFNTRPMGLFCIGIDALPALYAWEMGYPGFDGMALEPTPPERLLGEPGGQHGRESSERADSGDPDMYFPDGNATIARLLVRALIPSAVPGKTMEDVVTARVDYGGLDREDHPVRIRLESTAIRIEHRGADEVVVTYVKDQKPCRARARAAVLACWNGVIPYICHEIPEEQKRALLYGAKAPLVYTSVLLSQWTAFAKAGASSITAPGSYHTSLGLAPSLQLGDYRTSQSPEEPIVVRMARYPCSPGLSRREQHRVGREELLSTTFETFEERIRDQLARTFASHGFDADRDIVAITVNRWPHGYTYTYNTLFDPEEWALTTTEERPAIVGRKPFGRIAIANSDAAASPHTDAAIDEAYRAVSELPIS
- a CDS encoding GMC family oxidoreductase; translated protein: MARTIESDVVIIGAGISAAMVAEKLTEETTAKVVVVEAGNKIFNLEERPHRRERFLAYGENPWPDDHIEGQSAKGIQSRSMAVGGLALHWGGTTPRFTPEDFRLNTIYGVGYDWPLDYDELDPYYQEAEERIGVAGTPGPPELDPRSKDYPLPPLPLSYNLTRLREWAEKSGIPFWPNPVSKNSIPYRGRGVCMRCDTCSICPTGAKYSPDFSFLELLKDGRIELVTRTLVRKLALAEGSDRIDHAVALDRDRPDEPVELRAQSFVLASGYCWSTHLLLLSATGRFPDGLANGSGLVGKFVTGHRPVNAFLEVPLKLYPGVFEADSLLSKKFQRGKRDRYVRHDLRIWESSRNRAPRMRDDDGRLLLGDSILKDWRRRSETGAARMRAYYDVIPSRDSAITLDTNRKNPWGDPLPRVDFVDSHWSNDLRAFTEDSIHGVFESLVRAGGGKILEVRPDPTVYDHPGGGCRMGDDPQASVVDRWGRSHDHENLWIVGAPTIVSAGCNNGTLTFSALSLRSAQALAKEFPPRSNSVDGRRSQSGGA